ACCCAATCGAAGAGGCGACACAGCGAGTCTTTGTTGAAATACGGACCAAAAAACAACGACGGGCGGCGTATTGATTTCGTTCTAAACGGCGTCGCTGTCTCGGTGTGCTGGTTCGGGATTGGACGACTTCATCGATAACAGCGCGGCGGTGTCAGCGGCCGAAACGTGCAGCAGTGTTTTATCGATCGTAGCGCagaaacaataaacaaaataaaacacggTTTACCTCTCCCCCATTTATCAAGTACAGTATTGATTAGCGTCTGGTCTATACTACAGACTTCTATAGTTCTATACTACACTATACAGAAATATGTTGATAATATACCGTTTGACGGGCAAAGCATTCCACtgagaaaactaaaaaattacgtCAAAGCGAGTTAACCAATTTAAGTGCAACAACTTTTTAGTTcctactttttaatataattgtttttataattgagggatattaaatcaaatatgtGGAAAAGAAGCTCAAATCGGCTTGAAAACCTATTCAAATTCTTTTACAGAATTCTTTTCACTTATCTAGATTAATCGGTgcgtttaaaatatcaaataaaactgCACATTTTAAAGATTTGTAGTTTTAtgacataaatgtatattgtataaattaccaTACATGGTCTTTGTCTCATTTCTGTATatattcaatgttttttatACAACTACCCAGGGACGGCTTGGGAGAAAAATTCAGGCCGGAAAAATGTACTACCCTGTCCACATTTGACAGTTCTATATCTACGTCGTAACTTGTTGGGTTGATGTGAGGGTGCTGATCATATGTTAACCCCCCGCCCCCCAagccacatttttttttataattgtttatttatctaCGAGGaccacaaaaaaattatatttatcggaATCGACGTTTTAGTGTGACTCTATACCACCTTTTTAGTTTCAAATGACTAAATAGGTACGCCTATACgccaatacatatatatgtattatcttaaaaaaatttttaaaaaaaagttcaactaacaatttattaaatgcaATACTATGCTTGAAGCTtttacctataagttataacagtttataatttatactcttAAGTGGACACCATACTCACGTATTTTGTCGTTAGCGTTTTTTCTTACAAGTGCGCAACATTGACAATACCGAAAATTTACACTCAGCAATTCACGTTTAgctttgttagtttaaaaataagagtgaatcaacttattatgaaacataatggtaagaatattatgtgtgttcGTAAGGTTgggttttttttacaataattcagtttttaagcaaattatctatgagaattttaaaatcaccCTTTTTTATATGGGTGCTAAAAGTTTCTAGAAAATTGAATCATCGTAAGAAACCAATATAAGAACaaagataatgttcttactatTAAGTTTAATATCACCTAAGTCGAttcactttaaatttttaactaacgaagctaaacgGGAACTATTCAGCatacatttattgttaattgttgtacacttgtaagacggagacaataaatGCGGGTGTAGTGAACACCGAACAGCTCTCAATACATACAAACCAAAAAGAATAGAGATTTGAGCATTGAgcttataatacatttcatattttaatcaagtttcattgaatattattgtaaaaattgctAACTAAATTTGGATTGGACTAAAAAAagattatgaataaaatttagAGAGCGACCACCAACCCGCACTCATATGTGCGAAGTAGTCACATAATTCTCTCAAACGAAGCaaacccaataataataattaataatgcggTTATGCGTCCCAAAATACAGTCTTAAATGAGTAATTGttgttaatacttattacttattagttattagcagAGCGCAGACCCAATTTTGGGGCCAAGGCTGCAGTGCTCGGAATGGAAAACTTTCAGAACTACCTATCAAGTATCTACCGGCTACCTTGCAATGCTGAATTAAGACATTTTGCTAACCAGAAAGAGGAATAAACCACCTTCAACGTtgacattttaagtatttttctcCTACAAAATGTGATGAgaaaacacaacataataatcACAATCAAATACTATATACCATGACAAATTGGAACATATGTCAATAAATTGTCATGCTATGTACGACATAGTCGATAATACAGGACACTggcaaataaaaactattaaaaactaGCGAATTATTTCTTATCATTGCCCCACGAGATTGTTATAGTAGTTGCCTATTTTACTCCtttaaattttcatgaaaacaatttaatttgtaacatCGATTAATACTATTGTCTATCAAATCTATCAAttaattgtaattcaaaacattatattacttatatattttactttttcataataattatacaacacaaattaaaatgtgaaattataacataagtgcttataacaaataataatatctaataataataattaataattaatatttaaaaaaaaacattctactCAAACATGAACTACCAaccttttaaactttttattttttgaacatttatatagtttaaatgaaTCATTGTATTTCTTCACATagcaataaatactaaattttaaaaatttatctaAAAGTTGTGTATTGCAGTCTTTGCATAACTTAGCAAGTACCTTTTACTAACATGGATTATATACAAGTTCaagatcattttttaaattaggtacatttttttttttagaatcagGTTTTCAATGTTTGCATGAAATAGTGCCGAAACATGTTTAGTAAACTCCAATGTTTTGGCAagagaataaaataaactacagctttcatattattttataccaatgTGTGCATTGtcaagataaaattatttattagtattttattattttttgtggcCAATTTTTCAATACATGGTTTATGATCCAATTGACTGCAAACCCAACCTGTTACATAAGCCACACTATTTGCAGTTTCAtcgttcattaaaatatacacaatattcatTGAACTAGAATAATcatcaatattatctatttctTCTGATTCATTAAATGACCTACCTATCTAGTGTAATAATTGaagtttttatgtattttgatagAGCCACAAATTCAGAAGCATCTTTTTCGCTGTTGGCATTATTTGAAGGACTAATGAGAATATTACACATATCCGTATGGATTGCTGATCGAAGACCATCAATAGacataaaaacttaaattattacattagagAGGTCACATAATGTGCTTATGGTACTTCTGTCTTTTTGCTTTTTGAAACAagtttttgacaattttttaattttgtatttagtttttgtatcgtattttctaatttttcaacCTTTTCTGATTCTAAATAATTAAGCtcttcttcaaaaataataaaattgttattataatatctggaaataaatatattccccaatattgaatttaaaattacacaattatatctattatacttCGTTGTAGGTTGTGACAATTAGCACATGCTTTTCTTATTTCTATGGAGaccaaaattaatagtttttaaaataaaattttttaaaatattccaaaacaaataattaaaacaaaaaatacaatgcAACTTAATATAACTGATGACaactaattttcatttttggtatGAGAGCGAACTAGGCTGGATCTATCTTCACAAATAAGATTCATGATTAAAGATATGATGATTGTCCGACGAGCTACGGAATTGGtgtcttcataatattaattctcaTGATTAAACAATTCTGTAGTGCTCGTGGACCGTAgtagaatatttatgtactatattatatcgttgtcgCAATTCACAATACTTAAATGTTtgtgaatatgaaattttaaatcattagcaattatattattttcacggaTAGAGACTCAGTTAAGCAGCTGGTTCTGCGAGCAATTTCAACTACCATGTTATATCACTTATGCCATAGCCCGTCGGGCAACCATTGCAACTTTAATCGTGATtttgatcaaaaaaattatagttactccaagaaattaaaaatgcattagttAAAACTATAATCCAATATAACCGTCTTTAACCATTCGATAGAATTGAAgcttttgtagaaaaaaaatagaaaaatcaaatgACGACGAAATACGCAACTTTAAGTCCGTTGCTTTgcttttcatacaatattttaaacattatttgattaaatgattaacaatcgataaaaaaaacacttgaatATCTGAATGTTATATAATCAtttgtactaaatttaaaaagccGTATCgtattatctaatttaattattagtatcttATTGAACCATTGGAATTCCCTGCACTTGTTATCGGTAATACTGTTTTTACAATATCACCGAGATCTTCATCATCTGAGTTACCCAAATCAATTtcaagaatagttttttctaaaggGCCACAAGATGTACCCAAAATACCTTCACGACTATCACTGTTCAATATACATGGTTTCCATTTGCCATTCGCATCAAGCTCTACTTCCTCGCAAGTTTTAGGTAAGTTTATACTATTGATAATAAACGAAAGGAAAGAGTCTATTTTCAAATCAGCCAAGATACAGGACTTCGAACATATAGGGCACAGCCATGTGGGTTCTATCTCATTCAAAGAAATGAAAGCTTGCAAGTCAAAACACTGCAAATGATTACATTTGACAGATTTGACAGGCAgtttcatttttgatttatttattggacATAAAAGAGTCAAGTTGTAAGTCTCCAAATCTTTACcagaatttttcattattatatcattattatgatttaatatcatatttattggcTTGTTGCTAATTAACATTTACAGAACAAAAAGTTAGTAGATATACTAACTAGTTGGCAAATAATAAGGTTACTCAAATCCAAATTTATTTCGAAATGTATTAAGaagatttatgtaatattttaagaacataatttacgatgaaatatgaattgtaattaaaatattttatatcaaatcatTTCTAGTCACTAGGtatatggacataatattatggtacatcaTAATTGGTAGCATGATTCGAAAAAatgatctaaaataatttattttatttatttatttacggagTAAATCCATTTACaatagtaatactatattatgatttagcagtataacaatattgtgtgttttttttaaattttttccaaacttttggccatttttttaattattcgtgTTTCATAAttaacaatggttttataaCCCGTGTTCAATTTAATAGGTTCTATACGGTATAATACAGTACAGTggcgtaaaatacatttgatagtaGACAAGCATTGGTTTATAtccttaaaaattatgttatacctgGTATAATGTCGGATAATGACCAGAGTAAAGAGAATTACTACTCATATAAATGTTTAGCAGATTGGATCAGATTTAATACACTTTTTGGATATTCTTGAAGAACAGTAGAAAACAGAGTCATCGCACGATCGTCAACCTTTATTCTGACTCATGACCCCGctcaaaattaaagtaaatgtataattggttTATAACTACATTAGAAGAATTGCAAAGAttcagtaaaattaaacaaattgttattaattttattttggcaaAACATTATTGTTGCGTGTTTAATGCCGATTAACGTTCCCGTTAGTCGAATACTTATCATTACAcatgttacatttatatttacagcctatatgtgcccttatgtgtatcatataa
This genomic window from Metopolophium dirhodum isolate CAU chromosome 1, ASM1992520v1, whole genome shotgun sequence contains:
- the LOC132933430 gene encoding uncharacterized protein LOC132933430 — translated: MKNSGKDLETYNLTLLCPINKSKMKLPVKSVKCNHLQCFDLQAFISLNEIEPTWLCPICSKSCILADLKIDSFLSFIINSINLPKTCEEVELDANGKWKPCILNSDSREGILGTSCGPLEKTILEIDLGNSDDEDLGDIVKTVLPITSAGNSNGSIRY